In Lactuca sativa cultivar Salinas chromosome 5, Lsat_Salinas_v11, whole genome shotgun sequence, the DNA window TGGAATACTCAAAATTCATtagatttctaattaattaattaaactattaattaattaacaaaacaggTTCCTAATATAAATATCTTTCCAGTAATGCATTTTTTGCTCTTGTGTGTAACCCCAAAGGATACTACTATTTATAGTAATATTACCGGTTTGTTTTAGCTATGGGCACTAATATCCATCAGGAATATGCGGTATCTTagagaactcactaaactttatgcATACTTATTGTATTTAAATGTTTTTCAAGTTGTGTGGGAGAGAAAGGGAAGGGTGTAGTGAGATTGAACTCTCATCAATGTTATAACTTTGTTTTGAGACTTCTATTGATTTTATGATACAACTCTAATTTGATACTAGTTTTTATGATATTGAACAAATGAATTTTTATGTACTTTTGAAAAAAATGGTTTTTGGTTTTTAACTATAAATTGTAAAAATGAATGTTTTTGATGAATATTTGGTATGTTACAGTAGATCTATAACATCTTCCATGTCTTATTCATCGAACAAGATTTTTTTTTCTGTCAAGAATGTCACGAATGCATTCTTCTTAGGCCTCTACTTCTCATTATTGGAAGTTTTCGCATGTCTTTTAGCTGTTGAAATAAGAAGTGCCATATATGTTAGAACAATTCTATATACAATTTATCAAATTTTCATTCGAATGTAGTGATGTTATCCTTTTTAGGATTTTGCTAGGATGTTGCCCCATGAACTTGTCCTTTTTTCTGCTTGGGATTTCTTTTAGGTGCCCTTTGCTCAACTTTTATTTGATTTCCTTTTTAATAGCAATGAATTCCTCTATGTTAGGACATCTAGACTTGTCTCCTAGATCCTGCATATCATAGAGTAATCCTAAAACATCAAAACTATAATGACTTGTCAGTTATCTTAAGATAATCTTCTTCCTCTTCTGCATCTTCAATAGTGTTAACCCTGTGGCTATCGAATTTGGTATAAGGCTTAGGTTTGTAGAATTTTTGAGAAGGTGCTTCGACTTTTCTGTTGGGATTGTCGTAAGATGTAGGCATATGGAACCTCTTCTGGATCTTACCATCTTCCTCTCATCTTAAAAATTTGAGCACTATGTTTGTTACCTCATCTAATCTTTTACATGGGGTCATTACACGATCTTCATAGAATGATGAATCGTTCTTTAGTCCCATCTTGAAGGCTTCTATAGTGGTAGTAACATCTACATTGCAGATATCTAACACCTTCACTTCTACCTACTTACATGATCTCTTAGAGGTTCATCATTATGTTGAGTTATTCTGTAGACAACACTAATTAGCCTTTCAAAAGTTCTATTGCATGAAATTTGATTATTAAACTTGTTAACAAGGTGTGAAAAAGGATGTAATATAATAAGAGGAACATTTACGAACCATTTCATTGTAGATCATACATGTATTCAACCAAAACCATTACATGAATAAACCTTTCTGAGGTGTATTGGAATGTGAATGATCTCCACTCTTTCCTTGTATTAACCAATGTGTTCCTTTAGATCTATAGTTCTATCATATAGCTTCATAATTGGTGTCTAAAAGCACATTAGAACTTCCTCAATTCTAGGATGAAATCTTGAGATATTATTAATTGTAGGAGATACTTCTTGTAGAGATTGAACAAATAACACTTGAGATCATTTCACTTAATTGCATGAGTTCCTTTGCTATAATAGGACTAATACCTGTGTCATGGTTAAAATTTTGATCTTAGTATAAAAAATGTTTTTCGTAACATATTATCGGTATCCTAGTTCTAAAACGAGGTCTCGAAGATCCCTCCAAGATCTTGAGAAGTCATAGTTTGAAGGGTCGGGTAGCACTACTAGCCATGATTGGATTAATACTTGCGTCATGGTTAAAATTTCGATCTTAGTATAAAATATGTTTTTCGTAACAAATTTCCAGTATGCTAGTTCTAAAATGAGGTCTCGAAGATCCCTCCAGGATCTTGAGAAGTCATAGTTTGAATGGTCGGGTGGCACTACTGGCCATGATTGGAGTCTCCATACTAATGAGATCTCCTAAATGATTTTCTGAGGATCTGCTGGTCCTAAAAGACAAGATTCTAGGACACATAGATAAAGGGTTCGATTCGATTGACTTCCTAATTTCTTATTTCAGCTTTACCATTTCTCTAAGTAGCATCTTATTAGTTTCCTGATATTGACTCATATGGTGATTCATTATGAGAACATAAACATGATCTCCTAGTTGGAGATTATGATGAGAGCTTCTTAAGTCACTCCACTTCTTGGACTTGAATATCTAATGGTGACTGTTGTAAATGTTGTTTTTTTATAGCATCTATATTTTTCCTTTGAAGACTCACTCATGTAGGTGAAGGAGGAAGATTTATCCCAAAATTGGTAGAAGAATGTAACACTCCAAATAAGGTATTACCTTCGGAACCcttgaaattatatatattgcATAATGGTCCCTTAAGTATGCTTGGCTATTTCaggagtacgcttagtgtaccaTGCATGGATGATCGTAGAGGGCCaacacgtacgttgggcgtaccaaagggtacgcGGGGAGTACATGACAAatgttcaaaccctaatttccggactTAAGACCTATATAAGAATCCTTATCTCATTTGAGCTTACCCTAACCatcctccttcaccctcaaacgtccctaaaaaccctaaaatcattagagagtgtgttcttgagcttgtgaGTTTTTAAAAACCATCCTTTTTGGTGTGTTAACTACAAGGAAGAGGAGGAATCAAGATTAAACTATGAAGAGCTTTTGGATCTTACATTTTGAGCAGCTTAGGGAGcttgtggaggtaaaaagctttcatATTGGTCATCATGTTCATTCCTGGAGCTAGGTTTTTCTCTTTAGTCCCTTTTTGTGTTCTTGGACCACTTCTTGAGAGTTTAAACAACTCCAGACCTTAGTGAGGATAAATCTCAAGTCCTTTGGTCCATTCAtagcataaaaatggagtcttgatgggtgttttgacctcataCATGGTTTAAGACTCTtgaaaaggtcttaatgggttgttgGGAGCACATGGAACATTGAAAGGCATaaaattgccaactttatgccttaggacatctTAATGGACTCAAATCTAATGACTGGACGTTGGAATATTaactattaagcacttaatggaacaAGGTACTTAATCtatttgtacgttgggcgtagtatAACGTACACAGCGCGTAGAACTTAGGGattcagtacgctaagcgtacaagaatggtacgcagggcgtacgcactCAGATTGGCTTGGACTTGTTTTGGGCTTGTAAGCCCTTTGGGCCCTAATCAGTCATTGGGCTTGGTCATGTTTTGAGTTAGTGAGCAAATTTATCTGTTTTGGGCCATGATTGCTATGGTTGGACTTTATTGGGCCATGTGGCCCATTAATGATttttggacatggactttgggcccattagcaatGGGGGACTTTTGGGCCATTAGGAAAGGACTTGGGTTCTTTAATTGGATTATTTTCAACCCAAACATTGGGTTAATGGTATTATTATTTAGCACGGGTGGTCACAGACTGTTAGGAGAGCAGCTATCGGATTCAGCACACAGACGTGAGTCTcttcaccatacctatgggtcgaacgcaccaaggccgacccattatgtgtTATACAGAATGCTAGTTGAttgtgtgatatgtgatatggCAGTTATCTTTATGATATAGTATGgaagacccccccccccccccccccccccgggggggggggggttcccgTGACAGTAGACTAAGACCAtgcgggggttcccatggcattcggtgtaagaccttggagggtttccttggcatcctagtatatttatatatttagttTGTATGATATTTCTATGTTAGGGAAGACCatatgggggttcccatggcaggaagttaagaccatgtgggggttcccatggcagacaGTTAccaccatgtgggggttcccatggcatgccgttaagaccatgtgggggctCCCATGGCAGtgggttaagaccatgtgggggttccagtggcacccgaagtaagaccttggagggtttccatgacatccttatatgtttatatgcatggcttatgttgcttatgtgattgatatggactATATGGTTATGTGGATTATGCGGGGTATGCTTTGAGGAACttactaagcattagcttacagtttgttgattgtttcaggtacttcagagcctaAGGGCAATGGAAAGGTTTGATGGCACGATGTGCACTCTCCGAAATTTTATAtagggacactctgatatttaaaataaaatgttgttatggattttgaaagCAGTTGTTATTGATATTTTATATCTTATGAGAATATTTTGATtaaataaacatgaaaattttatttgaaaatttaggtcGTTACAAAGAAATTGTGCTAGATGATGACATATGTTGGGTCGACATCTGAAGACCTCTGCAGTATAAGAGTTCAACCAAACGTTTGTAGTCTACGAAAGAATATTGGTTGTTTTTTTTAACGTCTGTAGGTtgttaaaataaactaaaatctaaacAAACTGGTTTTTTTTAACTTAAAAGAGTATTTCAAtactgaaatttaaatagttctaGTTTTATAAAACTAAAAAGTTCCATCGAATTTAATTTTCTTTCAATTCTGATTCATTTAAGAGATTCGACATTGGaatcatatggaccatttattacTTATTCATAGAGATCAACAAAATGATAAACTATATAGTTTATCTTTGTTTAATATTTCTATAATAAAATCATCTTTTGAACttagcatttttatgattttattataAATAGTTAACAAATATAGATCAAATTTTCTGTATTATTGTATaacatttttatttttcataACCGTTTTTTATTCTATTTCTTTATTGTGactttttattatgtttaatatgATTCCctaaattattttgtatttttatgaaaataagatAATTAGGTCATTTTTTAAATAGTGTGTGGTCATATAAAAAAAGTAAAATGGTATTAACTAacatatatatttaatatttattttatttctttgttaaaatatgaatattacaaaaaaagtcattttgaaaaaaaagtaTTCAtcattttaatggttttttatgctttatgatcaataatttgattttaattaggtgcacaacataacataaactgaATGCAAATATAATTATGCTCTTgatataaaataactaaaataggaAGAGTGTTTTTCTTTAAAGTTAGAAGATAGAAATTTTAGAAAACTCTACTCCACATCTCTGCCAAGTAGAAGACCCGTGCGTAAACTTTTATAAATGTACGGTCTCCTAAAAACAAACAACAAAGGCTGTTGTCTGTGTGGCATagacaaaaaaacaaataacaccTAAATAAAAATAATTGTGTGGTGGAGCTTCTTTAAACGGGTTTTCACTGAGGTGGACAATATACATAGATTATATAGATAATTAGTTTATTTAAGATGGACAATATACATAGATTATATAGATAATTAGTTTATTTAAGAAGATGTTATAGAATTATATAATATCTATTTTACAAGCCTGCAAGTGCACGCGGATATTATAATAATACTCCTTTGCAAGCTGGCTTTTAGAAATAAACAATCAACTATATAAGACGGTGAGAGTTGACTAAAAGACCTTAAGTTCTATATATTGCAAAGCAAAAACAGATCCAACATCAACCAGCATTTTCAAGCACTTCAGGTGTACCTTTGCAGGTCTTACTCaattttatttatctttttatttatttttttctctcttttctttttgATTGATCAAAACAATGTCTGATCTAAAACGGTTTGAACACCTCAAAGTACAACTAGAAGCTATAAGATCAGCAACCAACAACTTCGGTGAAAATCATCTTATTGGGAAAGGAGGATTTGGGAAAGTTTACAAGGGAGAACTCTTCCATTGCGAGGGTCATACCACAGTTGCTTTAAAATGCTTAGATCGTGCATTTGGGCAAGGAGATCGTGAATTTTGGAATGAAATCCTTATGCTTTCTCTCTACAAGCATGAGAATATCGTGCCTCTATTGGGTTTTTGTGACGATGGTGGAGAGAAGATACTCGTCTATAAGTATGCCTCGAGGAGAGGTCTTGACTTGTATCTCAACAGCAACAATCTAACGTGGGTTAGACGCCTTGAAATATGCATTGGGGCTGCACGCGGACTAACATACCTTCATAATCCTGGTGAAACCAAACAAAGAGTGTTGCATCGCGATATTAAAAGTTCCAACATCTTATTAGATGAAAATTGGAATGCCATGATCGCAGATTTTGGTCTATCCAAGTTTTGTCCTGCTGACCTGCAATACTCATTTATTTTCTCAAATCCAGTTGGCACGTTTGGGTATTGGGATCCTCTATACACAGAGACGGGATTACTAACAAAGGAGTCAGACGTTTACTCCTTTGGTGTGGTTTTGTTTGAAGTTTTGTGTGGGAGGCTGTGTACAGGCAACCACGATAATTCTCAATCGTTTACCGAATTGGTACGAAAGCATTACAAAGAACACAACCTAAATGGTATTATATTTGGTAATATAAAGGATAAAATAAATAGAAGTTCTTTGAAGGTGTTCTCAGTGATTGCTTATCAATGCTTGAAGAGAGACCGTAACAAACGTCCATTAATGAATGAGATTCTGGCAGCACTAGAAACTGCACTTGAATATCAGGTACATCTCATTTTTCCTTTGGATTCAGTCATTTTCTTATAATCATCTTATTATGTTATCAAGTCTAAATTCCTCTGAAAACAGGTAAGAGGGATGATTTGTGATATTTGGATGATATATAATTGTATGTTTGCCTGTTTGGTGATCGCTTTAACCATTTGTAACATGACCTAATGTCCTGCTCAGCAAAATGATCTAGGGAACACCGGTGCCATGGATAAACTAAAACAATTACAAGAATCGGTGCCATTAGAGAGCAGAGCGAAAGGGGATCCTACTACTCGCCCAAGAACTGCCACTGAGAGGGTAAATATTCTGGCAAAATTACCTCTTTTTTGATAGTTTAATGTATCCCCTATTCCACTGCACGTCTTTGAATTTCTGGTTCTTCAATGTCAATTTCTGTAAAGCTGTTATCGATGCTTTCATCACCCAAAACTGCCTTCTGTAGTTTTTTTCCAAAGCTTCTTCACTTTCTTGTGTTCAAGAAGACAAGAACCGACGTTTTTTTAAGTAAATTTTGCTGTAAAAATTAGTATTAAAATCACCACTTGGGTAGTCCATTGGCGAATTTTTCTGGCTCTAGAGATACTTCTGCCTTTTGTTTTGGTTCCAGCCATCAAACATCACTGAAACAAGACCCAAAAAAAAAGAATGAAGAATgaattttcgttttttttttcttgatgttGTCGAAATCAGAAGGAAGAAACAAGAAGAAGCTGACTTCGAGGATTTTAGGATAAGAAGGTTGATGTTTCAGTTGAAGAAGATGAAATTCCAAGAAGCTTTTTATGTTGCAcaccaagtgtttgataaaatgtccAAACCAGTTTTTCTCTTATTGCAGCTCTATTTTTCAAGATAATGTAGTTTGCTTAGTTTGAGCGTTCCATGTGCACACCAACAGTGTGTTGGTGTCCCATTCATTTCCTTCCTGTTAATGCTTGCTTCATAGCTTAAGCTTCACCTCAAGATTTGTTCTCTTATATGTCTTTTTCTTCTACAAGTTCGAGTGATATTTGTTTGTGTCTGTTTAGAAACTTCCATTCTTTCCCAAATGGTGAAGTGGGAAGTAAGGGGATTGTCCGTATGATTTCACACATCAAAAGGCACCATTTACTTACTTAAGATAGTAAATGGGTTTTACGTGAAGCCCTTTCTAGTGATGATGGTTTATTTATGGCGGTGGAAGAATCTTTGAAGGCCTTTGGTCAATGGATATGTGGGAAGTGTATGACGTTGCATGCTTTTAGTCGTCATTGTCATCACCCGAATGGTCTTGTGAGTTCTATTACAGAGAATGACAAGCTAGAGGATGACGTGTTGAGTTGTTACATTGTCGGTATTTTAAAGCGTCTTTGAAAGAGTCCGCGACAAATGTTCTTGGGGGTTTGGTTTTGGATGTTGGGCTCCTTGATCGTGTTTTCAAAGAGCTTACCACCACTGTCAAGAGTATCCCCCAGGACCCCATAGTTGTCGTCTCTCTTTCTCTCAGGCTTTGAAAACAGCTATTCACAAGGTGATTGCCCAACCTGGTTCGGTTGATGCATGGATCTGTCTGTTATTTCCTCCTCGTTTCACACTACAAGTGTTTAAGCCTAAGAATAGACAAGAATCTAGGTCTAGAAAAAGGAAATTCTTACAACAAAGCTCCATCTTAAAGTCCTTGGATACATGGGGGAAAGAGGAAGGTATCAGCACGTTAGTTAAAAATATGTAGACAATCCTGAGGCTGGGGCCATGGGAcgggtggaggcatccttcagaagGAGTCTACATCGAGTAGCACCAACATCAGGCAATGTCTCCGTAAGGTTGCAAATAGGCATTTTACTGTAGGAGTGAAAGTGTTATGCTCATCGGGTGTTGCACCATACAGTGGTGATACTATTAAATCTTTGGAGGACAAACACCCTTTCAAGCCACTCCCATCCATGTCGAGCCCCGTAATTTTTGAACCTCCCCTTATAGCAGACTATAATTGTGTATTTGGCTGCATTAAATCTTTCCCTGAAGGAACTTCATACCGGAGAGATGGTTTGAGGGCTCAATACATTCTGGATGCCCTTTGTAGAGAAGAGTCTGCTATAGCCAAATATCTTATACGTGTTATCACTGCAGTGGTTAATTTATGGTTGGCTAGAAGATATCCGTCCATTTTGTCAGAGTTTGTTGCATCCGGTCCTCTCACGCCTCTGATTAAATCAGACAATGGGATCCGTCCGATTATAGTAGGCACTATATGGAGACGTTTGGTCTCCAAGGTTGCCATAAAAGGTGTGGGTAAAGAAATGGCCAAGTATCTTAATGATTTTCATTTTGGGGTTGGTGTGTTCGGGGTGCGAAGGCTGTGTTACATAGTGCCAATAGGGTGTTGAGTGAACACCACACTGATTGATTTGTTGCATTGCTTATAGTGCATTTCTCGAATGCCTTTAACCTGGTGGATAGATCATCCTTGCTCCATGAGGTTAGGAGGATGTGTCCTTCTATTTCTTTGTGAGTGAATTTCTTATACGGGCAAGCAACAAGACTTTATATAGGAGACCAACATATATGGTCTGCCACTGGGATGCAGCAAGGTGACCCCTTGGGCCCTCTTCTTTTTGCCCCCATTTTGCATCCGCTTGTGTACAAGATTAGATACAATTGCAAGCTCCTTCTCCATGCTTGGTATCTAGATGATGAGATTGTCATTAGGAGTTCAGAGGGGTGGCTAGAGTGTTGAACCTTATTCGGGTGAATGGTCCGAGTTTGGGTCTTGAGATAAACATTAAGAAAACAGAGATTTTTTGGCCCTCTTGTGATGGTAGGAAGCTTCGTACCGATTTATTCTCATCTGATATAGGGAGACCGTCTTTGGGGGTGAAGctccttgggggggggggggggggggagggctGTTAGTAGAGATGGCGAGGTTTATTAGCGGGCTGGCCATGAAGAGAGTGGTCAATGTTGTTGATTTGATGAGTCTTCTTCCACAACTATGTGACCCGCAGAGTGAGCTTCTTTTGCTTTGATCATGTATGGGCATTGCAAAACAtttctttggtttaaggacaTGCAAACCTGTACATATATAAGAAGCGACTTCGTTCTTTGATAAAGGATTGCGCGAGTCTATCGAGAATATGGTGGTATGTGGAGGCCCCTTTTTTGGAGACATCTAGGGCGTCTGGCTTCCTTACCTATTCATTTCGGTGGTTTGGGTTTGTACTCAGCATACAAGGTTTCCTCCTACACATTTGTAGCCCCGAGGGCCCACTCTTGGACATTACTAGACCACATCTTACGTGACAGTGACATATGTGGTATGGACTTTGATTACCTATATGCTTTGACTTGTCTTCATGATATGATTTGAGGATTCGACTGTAACGGTTTCACTAATAAGAACActgctccccccccccccccccccccccctaaatcccaaaaaACATTGGCGTATGCCATTTTTATCAAAACTGCCAAAGATATGGAAGTCAACTTCGACATGACTGTTAGATAAAAATCAGTTTTTGAGTGTCTTTGAGCACCTCATGCACAATATTTTCTGCTAACTATCCCTATTCATGGCCTCG includes these proteins:
- the LOC111875854 gene encoding probable serine/threonine-protein kinase PBL26 isoform X1, whose amino-acid sequence is MSDLKRFEHLKVQLEAIRSATNNFGENHLIGKGGFGKVYKGELFHCEGHTTVALKCLDRAFGQGDREFWNEILMLSLYKHENIVPLLGFCDDGGEKILVYKYASRRGLDLYLNSNNLTWVRRLEICIGAARGLTYLHNPGETKQRVLHRDIKSSNILLDENWNAMIADFGLSKFCPADLQYSFIFSNPVGTFGYWDPLYTETGLLTKESDVYSFGVVLFEVLCGRLCTGNHDNSQSFTELVRKHYKEHNLNGIIFGNIKDKINRSSLKVFSVIAYQCLKRDRNKRPLMNEILAALETALEYQQNDLGNTGAMDKLKQLQESVPLESRAKGDPTTRPRTATERLRRIKISEKLRQLQEVVPSMNKKTSVADILGLTLDYIKELHSEAEGPNRKRKGAAVTIGRDDTMENSKKPSNKATHENTVTIGNGFAPILNQEKEHLVKIEKNQDIDSATGIKEPDLVEFSSLRQTTMDLDPYKDAVAEIVSAKRR
- the LOC111875854 gene encoding receptor-like protein kinase ANXUR1 isoform X2; its protein translation is MLSLYKHENIVPLLGFCDDGGEKILVYKYASRRGLDLYLNSNNLTWVRRLEICIGAARGLTYLHNPGETKQRVLHRDIKSSNILLDENWNAMIADFGLSKFCPADLQYSFIFSNPVGTFGYWDPLYTETGLLTKESDVYSFGVVLFEVLCGRLCTGNHDNSQSFTELVRKHYKEHNLNGIIFGNIKDKINRSSLKVFSVIAYQCLKRDRNKRPLMNEILAALETALEYQQNDLGNTGAMDKLKQLQESVPLESRAKGDPTTRPRTATERLRRIKISEKLRQLQEVVPSMNKKTSVADILGLTLDYIKELHSEAEGPNRKRKGAAVTIGRDDTMENSKKPSNKATHENTVTIGNGFAPILNQEKEHLVKIEKNQDIDSATGIKEPDLVEFSSLRQTTMDLDPYKDAVAEIVSAKRR